A single window of Ignavibacteriota bacterium DNA harbors:
- the secE gene encoding preprotein translocase subunit SecE: protein MVAKIKKFVNEVVAEMKKVSWPSKEQLRESTVVVIVVTGIITLFTFIIDEIMTLIVKSIF, encoded by the coding sequence ATGGTTGCAAAAATAAAGAAGTTCGTTAACGAAGTTGTGGCTGAAATGAAGAAAGTTTCATGGCCATCTAAAGAGCAATTACGTGAATCAACTGTGGTGGTTATTGTTGTAACCGGCATCATCACTTTATTCACTTTCATCATTGATGAAATAATGACCCTGATTGTAAAATCAATTTTTTAA
- a CDS encoding adenylate kinase: MLNLALFGPPGAGKGTQSEFLVKKYNLFYISTGDLLRKEIADGSAIGNEVKSIIAQGGLVSDEIIVQIIEKSIIDNPGYNGFLFDGFPRTYIQAYILEGLMLKLNTQLNCLISIEVPKEESVTRLLNRGITSGRSDDNDTVIRNRLKEYYEKTIPVLQFYKDKGIYYEVDGRNGIDDVKIDITKIVKQELSKSLLNVVLFGYPGSGRSTIGKALAAQYNLEFISTGQLLVKEVNDNTKIGKKILEMHEKGQLSSDEVGQMIPDEIVVQLIEKKLSVINDQKGFIFKGFPRTLVQSYILDGLLRKHTSSITKVIEIEVPILELIRRLEQRSSTDSSMPYDSNISTIIKRLQEHEKRTVPVIGKYSALHGGTKINGVGTFEEVYQRVADEIEFGFKAIR, encoded by the coding sequence ATGTTAAATTTAGCTTTGTTTGGTCCCCCTGGTGCAGGTAAAGGTACTCAGTCTGAATTTTTAGTAAAAAAGTATAACCTTTTTTACATCTCAACCGGTGATTTACTCAGAAAAGAAATTGCTGATGGTTCTGCTATTGGAAATGAAGTCAAAAGTATAATTGCACAAGGTGGACTTGTTTCGGATGAAATAATTGTTCAGATAATTGAAAAATCAATAATAGATAATCCGGGATACAACGGATTTCTTTTTGACGGTTTTCCGAGAACTTACATTCAGGCCTATATTCTTGAAGGACTTATGCTAAAGCTAAACACACAACTCAATTGTTTAATCAGCATAGAAGTTCCAAAGGAGGAATCTGTTACAAGACTATTAAACCGTGGAATTACCTCAGGTAGATCCGACGATAATGATACTGTAATCCGTAACAGACTTAAAGAATATTACGAAAAAACAATTCCTGTGCTTCAGTTTTACAAAGACAAAGGTATTTATTATGAAGTTGATGGTAGAAATGGTATTGATGATGTAAAAATTGATATTACTAAAATCGTTAAACAAGAATTAAGTAAAAGTCTTCTCAATGTTGTTTTATTCGGATATCCGGGCAGTGGCAGGTCAACTATTGGTAAAGCTCTTGCAGCGCAATATAACCTTGAATTTATATCTACAGGTCAGCTCCTTGTTAAGGAAGTAAACGATAATACTAAAATTGGCAAAAAAATTCTCGAGATGCATGAAAAGGGACAGCTCTCTTCTGATGAGGTTGGGCAGATGATACCTGATGAAATAGTGGTACAGTTGATCGAAAAGAAACTAAGTGTGATAAATGACCAAAAGGGATTTATTTTCAAAGGTTTCCCGCGAACGCTTGTTCAGTCATATATTTTAGATGGTTTACTCAGAAAACATACTTCATCAATAACAAAAGTAATCGAAATTGAAGTACCGATTTTAGAATTAATTCGTCGTCTGGAACAAAGAAGTTCCACTGATTCCAGTATGCCTTATGATTCCAATATTTCTACTATTATCAAGAGATTGCAGGAACACGAAAAACGTACGGTGCCGGTTATAGGTAAATATAGTGCTTTACATGGTGGTACAAAAATCAACGGTGTCGGGACTTTCGAGGAAGTTTATCAGAGAGTTGCAGATGAAATTGAATTTGGATTTAAAGCTATCAGATAA